The Suncus etruscus isolate mSunEtr1 chromosome 14, mSunEtr1.pri.cur, whole genome shotgun sequence genome contains a region encoding:
- the LRP3 gene encoding low-density lipoprotein receptor-related protein 3 isoform X1, which yields MERRAAVGPDGAPGARAQLAVVCLVNMVLSGRLGSAVPALATCSGKPEQHTERHGVIFSPAWPLNYPPGTNCSWYIQGDRGDMITISFHNFDVEESHQCSLDWLMLGPAAPPHQEAFRLCGSAIPPAFISARDHVWIFFHSDPSSSGQAQGFRLSYIRGKLGQTSCQANEFRCDNGKCLPGPWQCNSLDECGDGSDEGNCSVPTSELPGSLCPVGTFPCSGARSTRCLPAARRCDGSQDCGDGSDEAGCPDLACGRRLGSFYGSFASPDLFGAARGPSDLHCTWLVDTQDPRRVLLRLELRLGYDDYVQVYEGLGERGDRLLQTLSYRSNHRPVSLEAAQGRLTVAYHARARSAGHGFNATYQVKGYCLPSEQPCGSSGAGDAGEQGCFSEPQRCDGWWHCASGRDEQDCPACPPGQYPCEGGSGQCYAPTERCNNQKSCPDGADEKNCVSCQPGTFHCGTNLCIFETWRCDGQEDCQDGSDEHGCLAAVPRKVITAALIGSLVCGLLLVIALGCAFKLYSLRTQEYRAFETQMTRLEAEFVRREAPPSYGQLIAQGLIPPVEDFPVYSASQASVLQNLRSAMRRQMRRHASRRGPSRRRLGRLWNRLFHRPRAPRGQIPLLSAARTSQTVLGDGLLHPGPGATPDTPAPPTDPGSPGAAGDEPPRGTSCGPEAGPSGLPQGPESRSVDRDSKAPRRDAQEDIPAPEDPLREPSTAPDPAPLAPTASSAPGSHLAEEALDVCRSPLTPCSPATEASDDEALLVC from the exons ATGGAGAGGCGTGCGGCCGTGGGGCCGGACGGGGCGCCGGGCGCCCGGGCGCAGCTCGCCGTCGTCTGCCTGG TCAACATGGTTCTCTCCGGGCGGCTCGGCAGCGCGGTTCCTGCTCTAG CCACTTGCAGCGGGAAGCCAGAGCAGCACACGGAGCGGCACGGTGTCATCTTCAGTCCAGCCTGGCCCCTCAACTACCCCCCCGGAACCAACTGCAGCTGGTACATCCAGGGAGACCGCGGGGACATGATCACCATCAG CTTTCACAATTTTGATGTGGAAGAGTCCCACCAGTGCTCCCTGGACTGGCTCATGCTGGGTCCTGCGGCCCCCCCGCACCAGGAGGCCTTCCGGCTCTGCGGCTCTGCCATCCCTCCCGCCTTCATCTCCGCCCGTGACCACGTCTGGATCTTCTTCCACTCGGACCCCTCCAGCTCGGGCCAGGCCCAGGGCTTCCGTCTCTCCTACATCCGAG GGAAGCTGGGCCAGACATCCTGCCAGGCCAATGAGTTCCGCTGCGACAATGGCAAATGCCTGCCTGGCCCATGGCAGTGCAACAGTCTGGACGAGTGTGGGGATGGCTCCGATGAGGGCAACTGCTCGGTGCCCACCTCTGAGCTGCCAGGTAGCCTGTGCCCAGTGGGCACCTTTCCCTGCAGTGGGGCACGCTCCACGCGCTGCCTCCCGGCCGCTCGGCGCTGTGATGGTTCCCAGGACTGCGGTGATGGCTCAGACGAGGCGGGCTGCCCTGATCTGGCATGCGGCCGGCGTCTGGGCAGCTTCTACGGCTCCTTCGCCTCCCCGGACCTGTTCGGTGCTGCCCGGGGGCCCTCAGAcctgcattgcacatggctggtgGACACGCAGGACCCACGGCGAGTTCTGCTGCGGCTGGAGCTGCGGCTGGGCTATGACGACTATGTGCAAGTGTACGAGGGCCTGGGTGAGCGTGGGGACCGGCTGCTGCAGACTCTGTCCTACCGCAGCAACCACCGGCCTGTCAGCCTGGAGGCCGCGCAGGGCCGCCTCACCGTGGCCTACCACGCCCGTGCCCGCAGCGCTGGCCACGGCTTCAATGCCACCTACCAGGTGAAGGGCTACTGCCTGCCCTCGGAGCAGCCATGCGGGAGTAGCGGTGCAGGTGATGCGGGGGAGCAGGGCTGTTTTTCTGAGCCGCAGCGCTGTGACGGCTGGTGGCACTGTGCTAGTGGCCGCGATGAGCAGGACTGCCCGGCCTGCCCACCCGGCCAGTACCCCTGTGAAGGGGGCAGTGGCCAGTGCTATGCGCCCACTGAACGCTGCAATAACCAGAAGAGCTGCCCGGATGGCGCGGACGAGAAGAACTGTGTCTCCTGCCAGCCCGGCACCTTCCACTGTGGCACCAACCTCTGTATCTTTGAGACATGGCGCTGTGACGGCCAGGAGGACTGCCAGGACGGCAGCGATGAGCACGGCTGCCTGGCAGCAGTGCCCCGTAAAGTCATCACAGCTGCGCTTATCGGCAGCCTGGTGTGTGGCCTGCTGCTCGTCATCGCGCTGGGCTGCGCCTTCAAGCTCTACTCGCTGCGCACGCAAGAGTACAG GGCCTTTGAGACCCAGATGACACGGTTGGAGGCAGAGTTCGTGCGGCGAGAGGCACCGCCATCCTACGGGCAGCTCATCGCGCAGGGCCTCATCCCCCCGGTGGAAGATTTCCCTGTGTACAGCGCATCCCAG GCCTCGGTGCTGCAGAACCTGCGCTCGGCCATGCGGCGGCAGATGCGCAGACATGCTTCCCGCCGAGGACCCTCCCGCCGCCGCCTAGGCCGCCTATGGAACAGGCTTTTCCACCGGCCACGGGCCCCACGCGGGCAGATCCCGCTGCTCAGCGCCGCCCGCACCTCTCAGACCGTGCTGGGAGATGGGCTCCTGCATCCAGGCCCAGGAGCCACCCCGGACACCCCTGCACCCCCCACCGACCCAGGCAGCCCTGGGGCTGCTGGAGACGAGCCCCCCAGGGGTACGAGCTGTGGACCAGAGGCTGGACCTTCTGGGCTGCCGCAGGGCCCGGAGAGCAGGTCCGTGGACAGAGACAGCAAGGCCCCCCGCAGGGACGCTCAGGAGGACATCCCTGCCCCTGAAGACCCCCTTCGGGAGCCCAGCACAGCCCCGGACCCTGCACCCCTTGCCCCCACTGCCAGCAGCGCCCCAGGCTCACACCTAGCTGAGGAGGCCCTGGACGTCTGCAGGAGCCCCCTGACGCCCTGCTCCCCAGCAACGGAGGCCAGTGACGACGAGGCCCTGCTGGTCTGCTGA
- the LRP3 gene encoding low-density lipoprotein receptor-related protein 3 isoform X2, which produces MVLSGRLGSAVPALATCSGKPEQHTERHGVIFSPAWPLNYPPGTNCSWYIQGDRGDMITISFHNFDVEESHQCSLDWLMLGPAAPPHQEAFRLCGSAIPPAFISARDHVWIFFHSDPSSSGQAQGFRLSYIRGKLGQTSCQANEFRCDNGKCLPGPWQCNSLDECGDGSDEGNCSVPTSELPGSLCPVGTFPCSGARSTRCLPAARRCDGSQDCGDGSDEAGCPDLACGRRLGSFYGSFASPDLFGAARGPSDLHCTWLVDTQDPRRVLLRLELRLGYDDYVQVYEGLGERGDRLLQTLSYRSNHRPVSLEAAQGRLTVAYHARARSAGHGFNATYQVKGYCLPSEQPCGSSGAGDAGEQGCFSEPQRCDGWWHCASGRDEQDCPACPPGQYPCEGGSGQCYAPTERCNNQKSCPDGADEKNCVSCQPGTFHCGTNLCIFETWRCDGQEDCQDGSDEHGCLAAVPRKVITAALIGSLVCGLLLVIALGCAFKLYSLRTQEYRAFETQMTRLEAEFVRREAPPSYGQLIAQGLIPPVEDFPVYSASQASVLQNLRSAMRRQMRRHASRRGPSRRRLGRLWNRLFHRPRAPRGQIPLLSAARTSQTVLGDGLLHPGPGATPDTPAPPTDPGSPGAAGDEPPRGTSCGPEAGPSGLPQGPESRSVDRDSKAPRRDAQEDIPAPEDPLREPSTAPDPAPLAPTASSAPGSHLAEEALDVCRSPLTPCSPATEASDDEALLVC; this is translated from the exons ATGGTTCTCTCCGGGCGGCTCGGCAGCGCGGTTCCTGCTCTAG CCACTTGCAGCGGGAAGCCAGAGCAGCACACGGAGCGGCACGGTGTCATCTTCAGTCCAGCCTGGCCCCTCAACTACCCCCCCGGAACCAACTGCAGCTGGTACATCCAGGGAGACCGCGGGGACATGATCACCATCAG CTTTCACAATTTTGATGTGGAAGAGTCCCACCAGTGCTCCCTGGACTGGCTCATGCTGGGTCCTGCGGCCCCCCCGCACCAGGAGGCCTTCCGGCTCTGCGGCTCTGCCATCCCTCCCGCCTTCATCTCCGCCCGTGACCACGTCTGGATCTTCTTCCACTCGGACCCCTCCAGCTCGGGCCAGGCCCAGGGCTTCCGTCTCTCCTACATCCGAG GGAAGCTGGGCCAGACATCCTGCCAGGCCAATGAGTTCCGCTGCGACAATGGCAAATGCCTGCCTGGCCCATGGCAGTGCAACAGTCTGGACGAGTGTGGGGATGGCTCCGATGAGGGCAACTGCTCGGTGCCCACCTCTGAGCTGCCAGGTAGCCTGTGCCCAGTGGGCACCTTTCCCTGCAGTGGGGCACGCTCCACGCGCTGCCTCCCGGCCGCTCGGCGCTGTGATGGTTCCCAGGACTGCGGTGATGGCTCAGACGAGGCGGGCTGCCCTGATCTGGCATGCGGCCGGCGTCTGGGCAGCTTCTACGGCTCCTTCGCCTCCCCGGACCTGTTCGGTGCTGCCCGGGGGCCCTCAGAcctgcattgcacatggctggtgGACACGCAGGACCCACGGCGAGTTCTGCTGCGGCTGGAGCTGCGGCTGGGCTATGACGACTATGTGCAAGTGTACGAGGGCCTGGGTGAGCGTGGGGACCGGCTGCTGCAGACTCTGTCCTACCGCAGCAACCACCGGCCTGTCAGCCTGGAGGCCGCGCAGGGCCGCCTCACCGTGGCCTACCACGCCCGTGCCCGCAGCGCTGGCCACGGCTTCAATGCCACCTACCAGGTGAAGGGCTACTGCCTGCCCTCGGAGCAGCCATGCGGGAGTAGCGGTGCAGGTGATGCGGGGGAGCAGGGCTGTTTTTCTGAGCCGCAGCGCTGTGACGGCTGGTGGCACTGTGCTAGTGGCCGCGATGAGCAGGACTGCCCGGCCTGCCCACCCGGCCAGTACCCCTGTGAAGGGGGCAGTGGCCAGTGCTATGCGCCCACTGAACGCTGCAATAACCAGAAGAGCTGCCCGGATGGCGCGGACGAGAAGAACTGTGTCTCCTGCCAGCCCGGCACCTTCCACTGTGGCACCAACCTCTGTATCTTTGAGACATGGCGCTGTGACGGCCAGGAGGACTGCCAGGACGGCAGCGATGAGCACGGCTGCCTGGCAGCAGTGCCCCGTAAAGTCATCACAGCTGCGCTTATCGGCAGCCTGGTGTGTGGCCTGCTGCTCGTCATCGCGCTGGGCTGCGCCTTCAAGCTCTACTCGCTGCGCACGCAAGAGTACAG GGCCTTTGAGACCCAGATGACACGGTTGGAGGCAGAGTTCGTGCGGCGAGAGGCACCGCCATCCTACGGGCAGCTCATCGCGCAGGGCCTCATCCCCCCGGTGGAAGATTTCCCTGTGTACAGCGCATCCCAG GCCTCGGTGCTGCAGAACCTGCGCTCGGCCATGCGGCGGCAGATGCGCAGACATGCTTCCCGCCGAGGACCCTCCCGCCGCCGCCTAGGCCGCCTATGGAACAGGCTTTTCCACCGGCCACGGGCCCCACGCGGGCAGATCCCGCTGCTCAGCGCCGCCCGCACCTCTCAGACCGTGCTGGGAGATGGGCTCCTGCATCCAGGCCCAGGAGCCACCCCGGACACCCCTGCACCCCCCACCGACCCAGGCAGCCCTGGGGCTGCTGGAGACGAGCCCCCCAGGGGTACGAGCTGTGGACCAGAGGCTGGACCTTCTGGGCTGCCGCAGGGCCCGGAGAGCAGGTCCGTGGACAGAGACAGCAAGGCCCCCCGCAGGGACGCTCAGGAGGACATCCCTGCCCCTGAAGACCCCCTTCGGGAGCCCAGCACAGCCCCGGACCCTGCACCCCTTGCCCCCACTGCCAGCAGCGCCCCAGGCTCACACCTAGCTGAGGAGGCCCTGGACGTCTGCAGGAGCCCCCTGACGCCCTGCTCCCCAGCAACGGAGGCCAGTGACGACGAGGCCCTGCTGGTCTGCTGA
- the SLC7A10 gene encoding asc-type amino acid transporter 1, translating to MTGHRQQPSGRRNLGPAPSPSPGPGPGPGSSERVTLKKEIGLVSACTIIVGNIIGSGIFISPKGVLEHSGSVGLALFVWVLGGGVTALGSLCYAELGVAIPKSGGDYAYVTEIFGGLAGFLLLWSAVVIMYPTSLAVISMTFSNYVLQPVLPSCVPPAAASRLLSMACLMLLTWVNSSSVRWATRIQDVFTGGKLLALSLIIAVGFVQIFQGHFDELRPRNAFSFWMTPSVGHLALAFLQGSFAFSGWNFLNYVTEELVDPRKNLPRAIFISIPLVTFVYTFTNIAYFTAMSPQELLASNAVAVTFGEKLLGYFSWVMPVSVALSTFGGINGYLFTSSRLCFSGAREGHLPNLLAMIHVRRCTPVPALLVCCGATAIIMLFGDTYTLINYVSFINYLCYGVTILGLLVLRWRRPALHRPIKVNLLIPVAYLVFWAFLLVFSFISEPMVCGVGVIIILTGVPIFFLGVVWRSKPKCVHRLAESLTRWGQELCFVVQPQGSAEEEGPWAAGLPPASDKPLKTQ from the exons ATGACCGGTCACAGGCAGCAGCCGAGCGGGCGCAGGAACCTCGGCCCTGCGCCCTCGCCTTCCCCGGGCCCGGGTCCCGGTCCTGGCTCCTCGGAGCGGGTGACGCTCAAGAAGGAGATCGGGTTGGTGAGCGCCTGCACCATCATCGTGG GCAACATCATTGGCTCTGGCATCTTCATCTCCCCCAAGGGCGTACTGGAGCATTCGGGCTCCGTGGGGCTGGCCCTGTTCGTCTGGGTCCTGGGCGGCGGCGTCACAGCCCTGGGCTCCCTCTGCTATGCAGAGCTGGGTGTTGCCATCCCCAAGTCTGGCGGGGACTATGCCTACGTCACTGAGATCTTCGGGGGCCTGGCCGG GTTCCTGCTTCTCTGGAGTGCTGTCGTCATCATGTACCCTACCAGCCTGGCTGTCATCTCCATGACCTTCTCCAACTACGTTCTGCAGCCTGTGCTGCCCAGCTGTGTCCCACCGGCCGCCGCCTCCCGCCTGCTGTCCATGGCCTGTCTGA TGCTTCTGACGTGGGTGAACAGCTCCAGCGTGCGCTGGGCCACACGCATCCAGGATGTATTCACGGGTGGGAAGCTGCTGGCCCTATCGCTCATCATTGCTGTGGGCTTTGTCCAGATCTTCCAAG GTCACTTTGACGAGCTGCGACCCCGCAACGCCTTCTCCTTCTGGATGACGCCCTCGGTGGGGCACCTGGCCCTGGCTTTCCTCCAGGGCTCCTTCGCCTTCAGCGGCTGGAACTTCCTCAACTATGTCACTGAGGAGCTAGTGGACCCTCGGAA GAACCTACCTCGCGCCATCTTCATCTCCATCCCTCTGGTGACCTTCGTGTACACCTTTACCAACATCGCCTACTTCACTGCCATGTCCCCGCAGGAGCTGCTGGCTTCCAATGCTGTGGCTGTG ACCTTCGGGGAGAAGCTGCTGGGCTATTTTTCCTGGGTCATGCCTGTCTCCGTGGCACTGTCCACGTTCGGAGGGATCAATGGCTACCTGTTCACCTCCTCCAG ACTCTGCTTCTCTGGTGCCCGAGAGGGCCATCTGCCCAATCTGCTGGCCATGATCCACGTCAGACGTTGCACCCCCGTCCCCGCTCTCCTCGTCTGC TGTGGGGCCACAGCCATTATCATGCTCTTTGGAGACACCTACACGCTCATCAACTACGTGTCCTTCATCAACTACCTCTGCTATGGCGTCACCATCCTGGGCCTGCTCGTGCTGCGCTGGAGGCGGCCTGCTCTACACAGACCCATCAAG GTAAACCTCCTGATCCCTGTGGCATACTTGGTCTTCTGGGCATTTCTGCTGGTCTTCAGCTTCATCTCGGAGCCTATGGTGTGCGGGGTAGGCGTCATCATCATCCTCACCGGAGTCCCCATCTTCTTCCTGGGAGTGGTCTGGAGGAGCAAACCAAAGTGTGTGCACAGACTGGCCG AGTCCCTGACACGCTGGGGCCAGGAGCTGTGTTTCGTGGTGCAGCCGCAGGGCTCGGCAGAGGAGGAGGGCCCCTGGGCGGCCGGCCTGCCGCCTGCCTCAGACAAGCCCCTGAAGACACAGTGA